From Erigeron canadensis isolate Cc75 chromosome 8, C_canadensis_v1, whole genome shotgun sequence, one genomic window encodes:
- the LOC122580183 gene encoding F-box/FBD/LRR-repeat protein At1g13570-like, which produces MKARRRSSNLDRISALPQPIIENILCHLPIQDAVRTSVVSRDWRYTWTKIPQLAFSEFQFKASTDDNKLSALEKTFGVTSQRRNMTKRCKLFYGIYHVLLTRQGPVDVFTLCMKADKSCVELDQIIHHLSRSSNNTLKKLTLYLNSSSGSGYKLPLSFFSLKRLTHLTLDGCHLDDQPTFKGFPSLTTLSLDDVNTSKSMLIHLVSSCPLIKRFTLIIDDENIIGDDDDDDANITKLLDCLHVIEHLCISHSAIQCFEDRGVPQELPSALVHLKFFCFVDISFIAKCGLLFVGLVIRNSPNLEKLRLTVSQYPFLEKSKIEPINLQDYSDIWLEHLKELEIEDFVNLEHLLEFVKLILTKSPVLKKVSIFLYYEVTTDEEMMVLRILLCSPRASPHAKIFVERRPIK; this is translated from the exons ATGAAAGCTCGACGTCGTTCTTCTAATTTGGATAGAATTAGTGCCCTTCCCCAGCCCATAATCGAAAACATCCTATGTCATCTACCTATCCAAGATGCAGTGAGGACTAGTGTCGTTTCTAGGGATTGGAGGTACACCTGGACCAAAATTCCTCAACTTGCATTTTCCGAATTTCAGTTTAAAGCATCGACCGATGATAATAAACTGTCCGCTTTGGAGAAAACGTTTGGTGTAACAAGTCAAAGGAGAAATATGACCAAAAGGTGTAAATTATTCTATGGTATATACCACGTTTTGTTAACGCGCCAGGGTCCAGTTGATGTGTTTACTCTTTGCATGAAAGCTGATAAAAGTTGTGTTGAACTTGACCAAATAATACATCATTTGTCAAGATCAAGCAATAATACCCTCAAGAAACTTACGCTTTACTTAAATAGTTCCAGTGGCAGTGGGTATAAGTTGCCcttatctttcttttctttgaaacGGTTAACACACCTAACTCTCGATGGGTGTCATCTTGATGATCAACCAACGTTCAAAGGATTTCCTAGCCTTACAACCTTATCCTTGGATGATGTAAACACCTCTAAAAGCATGCTTATACATTTGGTGTCCAGTTGTCCATTAATTAAAAGATTCACTCTG ATTATAGATGATGAAAACAttattggtgatgatgatgacgatgatgccAACATTACTAAGCTATTGGATTGTTTACACGTGATTGAACATCTGTGTATTAGTCATTCGGCTATTCAG TGTTTTGAAGACAGAGGAGTTCCGCAAGAGCTTCCCAGCGCTTTAGTCCACCTCAAATTCTTCTGTTTTGTAGATATATCTTTCATAGCGAAATGTGGGTTACTATTTGTGGGTCTTGTAATCAGAAACTCCCCGAACTTGGAGAAACTTAGGCTGACG GTATCTCAATATCCGTTTCTTGAAAAATCCAAGATAGAGCCCATTAATTTGCAAGATTATTCGGATATTTGGTTGGAGCATCTGAAAGAATTGGAGATTGAAGATTTTGTTAACTTAGAGCATTTATTGGAGTTTGTAAAACTTATCTTAACCAAGTCACCCGTGTTGAAGAAGGTAAGCATATTCCTCTACTACGAGGTTACTACAGATGAAGAGATGATGGTTTTAAGAATTCTCTTATGCTCCCCTCGTGCATCACCTCACGCAAAAATCTTTGTTGAGCGTCGGcctattaaataa
- the LOC122580444 gene encoding uncharacterized protein LOC122580444: MYVTRSLSHYKSFPEALYSPPEGPNSGYLVIQDEESETYSCFGLCKNRYLASLPFPQNKTLTTRYSSGGGENRHVSFDEVVFIPVLNQPLSANRYYAIKPHGSRKGEAFACSKEEDMASCCFCMCVRDVKPRPLDPHDIYQQFEVVPYATACTSGGSYHAKSLAPDGFPPNFLRRKGWEIYTKTSKNYTLTEAKGINNSLRSRLPDLNFPPSTKSSNSVVVGKWYCPFVFIKERTLADQVKTSMYYEMTLEQRWERVFEKENKHNDPGNAVTVKSAIHSEAMFIGENGREAIWDERNVVDGAVWFSCPRDDYEKEESVGLSLEIVQRMKWEEEKVGWVGVGDKRIDRVNKQDKYEGGGVWKKFGCYILVERFVLKRMDGSLVLAYDFGHAHQIKSIFE, translated from the exons ATGTATGTGACACGATCTCTTTCTCACTATAAGAGCTTTCCTGAAGCTCTTTATTCGCCTCCTGAAGGGCCAAACTCGGGTTACCTGGTAATCCAAGATGAAGAGTCTGAAACATACTCGTGTTTTGGGTTGTGCAAGAATCGGTATCTTGCAAGTCTGCCATTTCCTCAAAACAAAACATTGACAACACGTTATTCATCAGGCGGGGGTGAGAATCGACATGTTTCGTTTGATGAAGTTGTGTTCATTCCGGTCCTTAATCAACCCTTGTCTGCTAACCGATACTATGCAATAAAACCACATGGATCACGTAAAGG GGAAGCGTTTGCATGTTCAAAGGAAGAAGACATGGCATCATGTTGTTTTTGCATGTGTGTCCGGGATGTAAAACCAAGGCCATTAGACCCGCATGACATATACCAACAATTTGAGGTTGTTCCTTATGCAACTGCTTGTACAAGTGGTGGCAGCTATCATGCCAAGTCTCTTGCTCCAGATGGCTTTCCTCCAAATTTCTTAAGGAGAAAAGGTTGGGAGATATACACTAAAACATCTAAAAACTATACGTTAACTGAAGCGAAAGGAATCAATAATTCCCTTCGTTCACGTCTTCCTGATTTGAATTTCCCTCCCTCGACGAAATCTTCTAATAGCGTGGTTGTTGGCAAGTGGTATTGTCCTTTTGTATTCATCAAAGAAAGAACATTGGCAGACCAGGTGAAGACGTCTATgtattatgaaatgacattagaGCAAAGATGGGAAAGAGTTTTCGAGAAGGAAAACAAGCATAATGATCCAGGAAATGCTGTGACGGTGAAATCTGCAATTCATAGCGAAGCAATGTTTATTGGTGAGAATGGAAGGGAGGCAATATGGGATGAGAGAAACGTGGTAGATGGAGCGGTATGGTTTTCGTGTCCTCGAGATGAttatgagaaagaagaaagtgtGGGATTGAGTTTAGAAATTGTTCAAAGAATGAAGTGGGAAGAAGAAAAAGTTGGATGGGTTGGTGTTGGGGACAAAAGGATAGACAGGGTGAACAAACAAGACAAGTATGAAGGGGGTGGTGTGTGGAAGAAATTTGGTTGCTACATTTTGGTTGAAAGGTTTGTGCTCAAAAGAATGGATGGAAGCTTGGTTTTAGCATATGATTTTGGTCATGCTCACCAGATAAAATccatttttgaataa
- the LOC122610797 gene encoding uncharacterized protein LOC122610797: MKLKSSWVVEHNLREILRGQALPVMGFPMGSIATWNIRGLNRPLKQKEVRQVVNENHLNVCAIIESHMDVSKLFDACKKICRNWDWTSNGGLCSKGTRIIVGWNSDLVDVMVLAQSNQVIHTQITYKVDSKSLFCSFVYADNYYKNRRELWQNLGTHKEFVRGKPWIVLGDFNSSLNLEDSYLGTSSVHIGMREFKECVEDIEVMDIKGTSLHYTWNQKPKKGVGILKKIDRVIGNVHFVEDFPASHAIFQPYRVSDHSPCVVKLLSVTRDRPKPFKFANFLVTKNGFREAVNVVWSKQIDGHKMFQVVKKLRELKSPLRKLLFSQGNLQQRVMKLRNDLDAAQQAIDNDPSNMELRGAESKCLKAYEEALLDEKSFLKQKSKIDWLQVGDTNSKYFHNVVKCKNHRSRVERITDVIGVTHEGGAVAVLLHVTIITF, translated from the coding sequence ATGAAACTGAAAAGTTCATGGGTAGTGGAGCACAACCTAAGGGAAATTCTGAGGGGGCAGGCACTCCCGGTAATGGGGTTTCCAATGGGTAGTATCGCAACTTGGAACATTAGGGGGTTGAACCGCCCTCTCAAACAAAAAGAGGTTCGTCAAGTGGTCAATGAAAACCACTTGAATGTATGTGCTATCATCGAATCACATATGGATGTTTCTAAATTGTTTGATGCATGTAAAAAGATTTGTAGGAATTGGGATTGGACATCCAATGGGGGGCTATGCAGTAAAGGTACCCGCATTATTGTTGGATGGAATTCGGATTTGGTTGATGTAATGGTGTTGGCTCAATCAAATCAGGTTATTCATACACAAATCACTTATAAAGTTGattcaaaatcattattttgCTCTTTCGTTTATGCTGATAACTATTACAAAAATAGAAGAGAACTTTGGCAAAATTTAGGTACACACAAAGAGTTTGTTCGTGGAAAACCATGGATCGTTCTTGGGGATTTTAACTCTTCTTTAAACTTGGAAGATAGTTACCTTGGGACATCATCAGTTCACATTGGAATGCGTGAATTTAAGGAATGTGTTGAAGATATTGAAGTTATGGATATCAAAGGGACTAGTTTGCATTACACTTGGAATCAGAAACCAAAAAAAGGCGTCGGAATCCTTAAAAAGATTGACAGGGTCATAGGTAATGTTCATTTTGTTGAAGATTTTCCTGCCTCACATGCAATATTTCAACCTTACAGGGTCTCTGATCATTCTCCATGTGTTGTGAAGTTACTATCGGTTACAAGAGACCGACCAAAACCTTTCAAGTTTGCTAACTTTCTTGTAACGAAAAATGGCTTTAGAGAAGCTGTTAATGTTGTATGGTCCAAACAAATAGATGGTCACAAAATGTTCCAAGTTGTTAAGAAGCTCAGGGAACTTAAATCCCCTCTTCGAAAGTTACTGTTCTCTCAAGGAAATCTTCAACAGCGTGTAATGAAGCTTAGAAATGACTTGGATGCTGCTCAGCAAGCAATTGATAATGATCCATCTAATATGGAGCTTAGAGGGGCTGAGTCAAAGTGCCTTAAAGCTTATGAGGAGGCTTTACTGGATGAAAAGAGCTTTTTGAAGCAGAAGTCAAAAATTGATTGGTTACAGGTTGGTGACACTAATTCCAAATATTTCCATAATGttgttaaatgtaaaaatcatAGGAGCAGGGTGGAAAGGATTACGGATGTTATTGGTGTAACTCATGAAGGAGGGGCGGTTGCAGTGCTATTACACGTCACTATAATAACTTTCTAG
- the LOC122610796 gene encoding uncharacterized protein LOC122610796, translating to MYVTRSVSHYKSNPEDLYLTPEGPNSGFLVIQDKESETYSWFGLWKNKYLPGLPFPQNKTLTTRYCVNHQYVCYNDVVFIPVLNQPLSANRYYAIKSHGSHKGEAYECSKEENMASCWFFNCVRDVKPRPLDPKDVYQQFEIVPCNSICKFNCSFYAKSLANDGYPPCFLRRKTWEIYSKTPKNYELREAKGIDDAFRSRLPDMDFPISTKSSKPVVVGKWYCPFMFIKEGKLSDQMKKSIYYEMTLEQNWDRIFEQENKTNEGNVVSMKASFRSEAVFIGESQKEGIWDGKNVVDGAVWFTPLEGDIEKKVSVGLNIEIIERMKWEEEKVGWFDGGEKRMEKVKREDTYEGGGVWKRFGCYVLVERFMLKRMDGSLVLAYQFGHAHQIKSIFE from the exons ATGTATGTGACACGTTCTGTTTCTCACTATAAGAGCAATCCCGAAGACCTTTATTTAACTCCCGAGGGTCCAAACTCGGGTTTTTTGGTAATCCAAGACAAAGAATCCGAAACATACTCATGGTTTGGGCTATGGAAGAACAAGTATCTTCCGGGGTTGCCCTTTCCTCAAAACAAAACATTGACGACACGCTATTGTGTAAATCATCAATATGTTTGTTACAATGATGTTGTCTTTATTCCGGTCCTTAATCAGCCATTATCTGCAAATCGATACTATGCCATTAAATCACATGGATCACATAAAGG GGAAGCGTATGAATGTTCAAAAGAGGAAAACATGGCTTCGTGTTGGTTTTTCAATTGTGTTAGAGATGTAAAACCACGACCGTTGGACCCAAAAGACGTGTACCAGCAATTTGAGATTGTTCCTTGCAACTCAATCTGTAAATTTAATTGCAGCTTTTATGCTAAATCTCTTGCAAATGATGGATATCCTCCATGTTTCCTTAGGAGAAAAACTTGGGAAATTTATTCTAAAACACCGAAAAACTATGAGTTACGTGAAGCAAAAGGAATTGACGATGCCTTTCGTTCGCGTCTCCCTGATATGGATTTTCCGATCTCTACCAAATCTTCTAAACCAGTGGTTGTTGGCAAGTGGTATTGCCCTTTCATGTTTATCAAAGAAGGAAAGTTGTCCGACCAGATGAAAAAGTCTATTTATTATGAGATGACGCTAGAGCAAAATTGGGACCGAATTTTCGAACAAGAAAACAAGACCAATGAGGGAAATGTCGTTTCTATGAAAGCTTCGTTTCGTAGTGAAGCGGTTTTCATAGGCGAGAGCCAAAAGGAGGGAATATGGGACGGGAAAAACGTTGTGGATGGAGCTGTATGGTTTACGCCTCTTGAGGGTGATATTGAGAAAAAAGTAAGTGTAGGGTTGAATATAGAAATTATTGAAAGAATGAAGTGGGAAGAAGAAAAGGTTGGATGGTTTGATGGTGGAGAAAAAAGAATGGAGAAGGTGAAAAGAGAAGACACGTATGAAGGGGGTGGTGTGTGGAAGAGATTTGGTTGCTATGTTTTGGTTGAAAGGTTTATGCTCAAAAGAATGGATGGAAGCTTGGTTTTGGCATATCAATTTGGTCATGCCCACCAAATTAAATCCATATTTGAATAA
- the LOC122579668 gene encoding uncharacterized protein LOC122579668, producing MLASTTMNILKFYGCYRLQPRNTHFSQNIHPISSTTYCKSDLCILSSASTISSCPRFSPSRTGRKMRNVKVSEMGAPLWTQKDDEEENMRSSDDLTMNGDVYQKTLRLVECSMFAALGGLVYILSSSLAIENYFGCFFALPIVFSSMRWDVVAGRKTMVATATLLLVLAGPIKAITYLLMHGFLGLAMGSLWRSKTSWSVSILVSALVRAVGAVGYVLMYSFLIRENILALITINIHASATFILSSLGFLAIPSMNVIYTIFGTLLLLNCCFFVFLLHLLYALFFSRLGMKASLRLPKWFAKAI from the exons ATGCTTGCTTCAACAACCATGAACATTCTTAAATTTTATGGTTGCTATCGTCTCCAACCCCGAAATACCCATTTTTCTCAGAATATCCATCCCATCTCTTCTACAACATATTGTAAATCCGACCTCTGTATTTTATCATCGGCTTCAACCATATCTTCTTGCCCCCGGTTTTCTCCCTCTAGAACCGGTAGAAAGATGAGAAATGTCAAGGTTTCAGAAATGGGAGCTCCATTATGGACACAGAAAGACGATGAAGAAGAGAACATGCGTTCTTCTGATGACTTAACCATGAACGGAGACGTTTACCAGAAGACCTTGAGGTTGGTGGAATGTTCTATGTTTGCTGCTCTTGGTGGGTTAGTCTACATATTAAGCAGTTCTCTTGCAATTGAG AACTACTTTGGTTGTTTCTTTGCTTTGCCCATAGTCTTCTCATCAATGAGATGGGATGTTGTTGCTGGCAGAAAGACTATG GTGGCAACGGCTACGCTTTTGCTTGTTTTGGCTGGCCCTATAAAAGCAATAACTTACTTG CTAATGCATGGTTTCCTTGGTCTTGCCATGGGCTCTTTGTGGAG GTCAAAAACAAGTTGGAGTGTTTCCATACTTGTGAGCGCACTT GTTCGGGCTGTGGGTGCAGTGGGATATGTTTTGATGTACTCCTTTTTAATCAGAGAGAACATCCTTGCTTTG atcACGATAAACATTCATGCATCTGCGACATTTATCCTCTCGTCATTAGGCTTCTTGGCAATTCCATCAATGAATGTAATATATACCATTTTTGGGACATTG CTTTTACTTAATTGCTGTTTCTTTGTGTTCCTGCTACATCTTCTATATGCTCTGTTCTTTTCAAGGCTTGGAATGAAGGCTTCCCTGAGATTACCAAAATGGTTTGCTAAAGCCATCTGA
- the LOC122610795 gene encoding uncharacterized protein LOC122610795, with product MKERGKSVESDQDYNNVYPDYNFYYSSSSGFPCKKHPSSSQVGICAYCLKDRLMKLVCSDCGEQRLSSCSCSDVSSYRNSSCTVDVGSVGRISFLIENEKAGSGDEQKTLFSHMKQSKKRDTEDVILLKRSNSCVVEVKKSNGFWRIGKLFSKKKREKERNGDEKSEIWVSECAMDVSRSRSLCSFRGGNFDHESDMGYCSSAKISDFNESEPRKSGFRGGFMDFESGFSAKESEFCRIHDDSSFIDLKLDLSQSKTEHSVFKNPLDSNGRGGSSSCRITVNDRGIKKGSKGHSKVWKWIFKQHSGKKDLNHILES from the coding sequence ATGAAGGAAAGAGGGAAATCTGTTGAATCTGATCAAGATTACAACAATGTTTACCCAGATTACAATTTTTACTACTCATCATCATCTGGTTTTCCATGCAAGAAACACCCATCTTCATCACAAGTTGGAATATGTGCATATTGTCTTAAAGACAGGCTTATGAAGCTTGTATGTTCAGATTGCGGTGAACAAAGACTATCTTCTTGTTCATGTTCTGATGTGTCTTCATACAGGAACTCATCATGCACTGTTGATGTGGGAAGTGTTGGCAGGATTTCATTTTTGATAGAGAATGAAAAAGCAGGAAGTGGTGATGAACAAAAAACACTTTTTTCACATATGAAACAGAGCAAAAAGAGAGATACAGAGGATGTTATTTTGCTTAAAAGAAGTAATAGTTGTGTTGTTGAGGTGAAAAAAAGTAATGGGTTTTGGAGAATAGGGAAGCTTTTTAgtaagaaaaaaagagaaaaagaaagaaatggtGATGAAAAAAGTGAGATATGGGTGTCTGAATGTGCAATGGATGTGTCAAGATCAAGGTCACTTTGTAGTTTTAGAGGTGGAAATTTTGATCATGAAAGTGATATGGGTTATTGTTCTAGTGCAAAGATTTCAGATTTTAATGAATCTGAGCCAAGAAAGAGTGGATTTAGAGGTGGATTTATGGATTTTGAATCTGGTTTTTCTGCTAAAGAAAGTGAGTTTTGTAGAATTCATGATGATTCAAGTTTtattgatttgaaacttgatttATCTCAGTCAAAAACAGAGCACTCTGTTTTCAAGAACCCGTTAGATAGCAATGGCCGTGGAGGATCATCATCATGTAGGATTACAGTTAATGATAGGGGGATTAAGAAGGGAAGTAAAGGGCATAGTAAGGTTTGGAAGTGGATTTTTAAGCAACATTCTGGGAAGAAAGATCTGAATCACATTTTAGAATCTTGA
- the LOC122580184 gene encoding F-box/FBD/LRR-repeat protein At1g13570-like, whose amino-acid sequence MEPQLLSLDRISTLPQPLIDTILCLVPFGDAVSTSILSKKWRYNWAKIPKLVLDTVYMFDVGSMPGDFKRTIYDAIKKVLFLHEGPIHEFTFILNINNISVEIDQMITHLSRNNNTTLKKFKLDLGDHDHLYRLPLSIFSLHQLTDLYLHVCDLDFGPTFSGFHCLKSLHLEDVRVTTKTLLHLLSKSPLLKSFTLIITEFHIYENRYLFNWDKYTLTDLFECLHMIEHFCVSMLVIEVVFCLGVVPRELPPSLAHVKQLTLDEVFFPQNIPFALLIIRSSPNLEKLKLQMCEEPNTQQSLIDNVTYSAIPLEHLREFEIEDFANMKSELDFVKFILTKAPVLEKVSIFLHHEVDMHEEVMMLRKLLRSPRASPNVEIIVERPPRKYKGRIHYLDPL is encoded by the exons ATGGAACCTCAACTATTGTCTTTGGATAGAATCAGTACTCTTCCTCAGCCCCTAATAGATACAATCCTATGTCTGGTGCCATTTGGAGATGCAGTGAGCACCAGTATTCTCTCAAAGAAATGGAGATACAATTGGGCCAAAATTCCTAAACTTGTGCTTGACACGGTATATATGTTTGATGTGGGGTCTATGCCTGGCGACTTTAAGCGTACAATCTATGATGCTATAAAGAAAGTGTTGTTTCTGCACGAGGGTCCTATACACGAGTTCACCTTTATCTTGAATATAAATAACATATCCGTTGAAATTGACCAAATGATAACTCATTTGTCGAGGAACAATAATACTACTCTCAAGAAATTTAAACTTGACTTGGGTGATCATGACCATCTGTATCGGTTGCCTTTATCTATCTTTTCGTTGCATCAGTTAACAGACCTATATCTCCATGTCTGCGATCTCGACTTTGGACCAACATTCAGTGGATTTCATTGCCTTAAAAGCTTACATCTCGAGGATGTGAGGGTTACTACAAAAACACTTCTCCATCTTCTATCGAAATCTCCATTACTTAAGAGCTTCACTCTG ATTATAACTGAATTCCATATCTACGAGAATCGATATCTTTTCAATTGGGACAAATACACCCTTACTGACCTATTTGAGTGTTTACATATGATTGAACATTTCTGCGTCTCGATGTTGGTAATTGAAGTAGTATTTTGTCTGGGTGTGGTTCCACGAGAGCTTCCACCCTCATTAGCCCACGTCAAACAGTTAACTTTAGACGAAGTGTTTTTCCCCCAGAATATACCTTTTGCTCTTCTTATCATCAGAAGTTCCCCAAACCTTGAGAAGCTTAAGCTGCAG ATGTGTGAAGAACCAAATACTCAGCAATCTCTGATTGACAACGTTACGTATTCAGCCATTCCGTTGGAGCATTTGAGAGAATTTGAGATTGAAGATTTTGCCAACATGAAATCCGAGTTGGATTTTGTGAAGTTTATTTTGACCAAGGCACCTGTGCTTGAGAAGGTGAGCATATTCCTTCACCATGAGGTTGATATGCATGAAGAGGTGATGATGTTAAGAAAACTGTTACGATCTCCACGTGCATCGCCAAATGTAGAGATCATTGTTGAGCGTCCACCTAGAAAGTATAAAGGGAGGATACATTATCTGGATCCCCTTTGA